One genomic region from Candidatus Limnocylindrales bacterium encodes:
- the asnB gene encoding asparagine synthase (glutamine-hydrolyzing) produces the protein MCGITGYWAREGQSEDKFWEDLPRAVTSLHHRGPDDKGLWRNSQGVGLGHTRLSILDLSERGHQPMVSQDGQIAMVFNGEVYNFREIRKDLEAKGYTFCGSGDSEVVLAAFCEWREKAVERFIGMFAIAFWDGKNQKLYLFRDRLGVKPLYYGWDGRNFWFGSELKALRAFRHWQPDIDRQALGEFFQYGYISDPRSIYRQVRKLPPGHWLILRKTGEPIVQPYWSVLDALDNPLRGPEKELENQLESLLIDAFRYRLVSDVPVGVFLSGGIDSSTVTAILQRHSGQSIHTFTIGFKENQFDESPWARRVAEHLGTHHTEYLLSVDQAKDILPRWATLYDEPFGDSSGIPTWLVSKVAREQVKVALSADGGDELFGGYTSYDFIPRKVATLQRIPGWLWNMVGTPLKVIPRDVLILLGRILPAGKGYKMIDRLIKLKYILPTLDPAQFFDLASSHWIVPEIDDLIGGYSPQRHLLDVYTGSYEEQMMLWDLHYYLPADILTKVDRASMAVSLEGREPLLDHRLVEFAFRLPLNLRRGHLGSKHLLRRILYKYVPRELVDRPKQGFGIPLREWLLGDLLDLLDYYLDPIRIRNAGILNPKLVQRTVYEFKRGHSIDVNRIWLLLVFEMWREKWA, from the coding sequence ATGTGCGGCATCACAGGTTATTGGGCCAGGGAAGGACAATCAGAAGACAAATTCTGGGAGGACCTTCCCCGGGCAGTTACTAGCCTTCATCATCGCGGGCCTGATGACAAAGGACTTTGGAGAAATTCCCAGGGTGTTGGATTAGGGCATACCCGTTTATCTATTCTAGATTTATCAGAACGCGGTCACCAACCCATGGTAAGTCAGGATGGTCAGATCGCTATGGTTTTCAATGGAGAGGTTTACAACTTTCGTGAAATACGTAAAGATCTGGAAGCTAAGGGGTATACCTTTTGTGGGAGTGGTGACTCAGAGGTAGTATTGGCCGCGTTTTGTGAATGGAGAGAAAAAGCCGTTGAGCGCTTCATCGGTATGTTTGCCATTGCCTTTTGGGATGGGAAAAATCAAAAGTTATACCTATTTCGGGATCGCCTGGGGGTCAAACCCCTGTACTATGGCTGGGATGGGCGGAATTTTTGGTTTGGTTCCGAGCTGAAAGCTTTACGTGCTTTTCGCCACTGGCAGCCAGATATAGACCGACAGGCTCTTGGTGAATTCTTCCAATATGGATACATCAGCGATCCAAGAAGTATTTACCGGCAGGTTCGTAAACTCCCGCCGGGCCACTGGCTGATATTGAGAAAAACCGGGGAACCTATCGTTCAGCCATACTGGTCTGTACTGGATGCTCTGGATAATCCCCTTCGGGGTCCTGAGAAAGAACTGGAAAATCAGTTGGAATCCCTTCTGATCGATGCCTTTCGCTACCGCCTGGTTTCAGACGTGCCCGTAGGGGTTTTCCTTTCGGGAGGAATTGACTCGTCCACGGTTACAGCCATTTTGCAGCGCCACTCCGGCCAGTCTATTCATACCTTTACCATCGGCTTTAAAGAAAATCAATTCGATGAATCCCCATGGGCACGGCGTGTAGCAGAGCACCTGGGAACCCACCATACCGAATATTTACTTTCTGTGGATCAAGCCAAGGATATTCTCCCCCGGTGGGCTACCCTGTATGATGAACCTTTTGGAGATTCGTCTGGAATTCCCACATGGCTGGTATCTAAGGTGGCCCGGGAGCAGGTAAAAGTCGCCCTATCGGCGGATGGAGGAGATGAACTGTTCGGAGGGTATACCAGTTATGATTTCATACCCAGAAAAGTTGCCACCTTGCAACGGATTCCCGGCTGGCTATGGAATATGGTAGGAACCCCGTTGAAGGTTATACCAAGGGATGTTCTGATTTTATTAGGTCGGATTTTACCGGCGGGCAAAGGTTATAAAATGATCGACCGCCTGATTAAGCTGAAATATATACTTCCTACCCTGGATCCTGCTCAATTTTTCGATTTAGCCTCATCCCATTGGATAGTACCTGAGATTGATGACCTGATAGGAGGTTATTCTCCCCAAAGACACTTGTTGGACGTTTATACCGGTTCTTATGAAGAACAAATGATGTTGTGGGATCTTCATTATTACCTGCCTGCCGATATTCTTACTAAAGTAGATAGGGCCAGTATGGCCGTAAGCCTGGAAGGACGGGAGCCTTTGTTAGACCATCGGTTGGTAGAATTTGCTTTTCGTCTCCCTTTGAATTTACGCCGGGGTCATTTAGGCAGTAAGCACCTTCTGCGTAGAATTCTCTATAAATATGTCCCCCGTGAATTGGTGGATCGGCCTAAACAGGGTTTTGGTATTCCTCTCAGAGAATGGCTGCTAGGGGATCTCTTGGACCTTTTGGATTACTACCTGGATCCAATACGCATCCGCAATGCGGGAATTCTGAATCCAAAACTGGTTCAACGAACTGTTTATGAATTTAAAAGAGGGCATAGTATCGATGTAAATAGAATATGGCTCCTGTTGGTATTCGAAATGTGGCGGGAGAAATGGGCCTGA
- a CDS encoding class I SAM-dependent methyltransferase: MPRFVPDTNYADSFGLQWNRFATTQQDSLNRTEIFRGRWNRIIGEGPEVTKGKVVLDAGCGAGPFIELISDYAQEILAVDLSSAVDACYELHGKKSNVHVIQGDLFHLPLRDGIADLIYAIGVLQHTPDPLRAFMGILSKAKPGGMVIIWNYPYRWWRWLTPRAWWRMWVSRLSPRTTYDFIRIYTPIALGLRRLARKVPVVGRKLQKIIFVCDYEEIYPELSEVQLYEWALLDTYDSLATRYENCLPDEAYIEIATKSGFTLYSRGIDGKGPVLRFQRN, encoded by the coding sequence GTGCCACGTTTTGTTCCTGATACGAATTATGCGGATTCTTTTGGATTGCAATGGAATCGGTTTGCAACGACCCAGCAAGATAGCCTGAACCGTACAGAAATTTTCAGGGGGCGTTGGAATCGAATTATTGGGGAAGGACCGGAAGTTACGAAGGGGAAAGTAGTCTTAGATGCCGGGTGTGGTGCGGGACCTTTTATAGAGCTGATCTCAGACTACGCCCAGGAAATTCTTGCCGTCGATCTATCTTCCGCTGTGGATGCCTGTTATGAATTACATGGAAAAAAGTCGAATGTACATGTTATTCAAGGGGACCTCTTTCATCTTCCACTTCGTGACGGGATTGCAGATCTTATCTATGCCATCGGTGTGCTTCAGCACACCCCAGATCCTTTAAGAGCCTTTATGGGTATTTTATCAAAGGCAAAGCCTGGGGGGATGGTGATCATCTGGAATTATCCTTATCGTTGGTGGCGATGGCTGACACCGCGTGCCTGGTGGAGGATGTGGGTTTCGCGGTTATCACCCAGAACCACTTATGATTTTATCCGTATTTATACCCCTATAGCTTTAGGGTTGCGCAGATTGGCAAGAAAAGTACCGGTTGTCGGGAGAAAACTACAAAAGATTATCTTTGTTTGTGATTATGAAGAAATTTACCCGGAACTTAGCGAGGTTCAGCTTTACGAATGGGCATTGCTGGACACTTATGATTCTCTTGCTACCCGCTATGAGAATTGCTTACCCGATGAAGCTTACATAGAGATAGCAACTAAATCAGGCTTCACCCTTTATAGCCGGGGAATCGATGGTAAAGGGCCGGTCTTACGTTTTCAACGTAATTAG
- a CDS encoding glycosyltransferase has translation MVGKRILFHIHALRTGGAERQLALLVKGLVARDVEPHVVTLYPGGSFWEKLRTWGKVHLISLNRKSKWDFSVIPRLAKYIKTNNIDLIQGWMPPANTFAVIAGLITWRPVVMGVRASNAGYPTLRSKLYLHTDGLLGRWMARAIVCNSERGRLYHVGIGYPKNKLLVIPNGIDIPEDYKFPPPLAHEPPWHIGMLARFDPMKDHPTMFQALRILLDHGEKVILHLYGDGPVDYRTELMILAKNLGISECVKWYGPVEDIWSVLADMDILASSSYGEGMSNALLEGMAAGRIIVATDVGDARALLGGSHGLCGYLVPAKNPEALAFAIKKALKNPEKARQYAQRAQSIVREYYDKTIMIERYHHLYDQILSG, from the coding sequence ATGGTAGGGAAAAGAATTCTTTTTCACATTCATGCCTTAAGAACCGGTGGAGCAGAGCGCCAGCTCGCCCTGTTGGTAAAGGGTCTCGTAGCCAGGGATGTTGAGCCTCATGTGGTGACTCTTTATCCCGGGGGTTCGTTCTGGGAGAAACTGAGGACATGGGGAAAAGTCCATCTTATTAGTCTGAACCGAAAAAGTAAATGGGATTTTTCGGTCATTCCTCGGTTAGCAAAATATATCAAAACAAACAATATAGATCTTATTCAAGGTTGGATGCCACCGGCCAATACCTTTGCGGTCATAGCCGGGCTAATAACCTGGCGGCCTGTAGTTATGGGTGTCCGTGCCTCTAACGCGGGTTATCCAACTCTTCGTAGCAAGTTATATCTACATACGGATGGCCTGCTAGGTCGTTGGATGGCTCGAGCGATAGTTTGCAACTCCGAACGAGGTCGGCTTTACCACGTTGGTATTGGCTATCCAAAAAATAAATTACTTGTAATTCCTAATGGAATTGATATACCCGAGGATTATAAGTTCCCCCCACCTTTGGCTCATGAGCCCCCCTGGCATATAGGAATGCTGGCACGTTTCGATCCCATGAAAGACCATCCTACCATGTTTCAGGCTCTGCGCATTCTCTTGGATCATGGAGAGAAAGTGATACTTCACCTATATGGAGATGGACCGGTAGATTACCGCACAGAACTTATGATCCTGGCAAAAAACCTTGGAATCTCCGAATGTGTGAAATGGTATGGGCCGGTGGAGGATATCTGGTCAGTTCTGGCTGATATGGATATTCTTGCCTCCTCCTCTTATGGAGAAGGAATGTCTAATGCTTTACTTGAAGGAATGGCAGCAGGACGGATAATAGTGGCGACAGATGTTGGAGATGCCAGAGCTTTGCTTGGAGGTTCCCATGGTCTTTGCGGTTACCTTGTTCCTGCCAAAAATCCAGAAGCTTTAGCCTTCGCCATCAAAAAGGCATTGAAAAATCCAGAAAAGGCCCGGCAATACGCTCAACGGGCCCAAAGTATCGTTAGAGAGTATTACGATAAGACGATTATGATTGAACGTTATCATCACCTATACGATCAGATTTTATCAGGTTAA
- a CDS encoding methyltransferase domain-containing protein, with protein sequence MGARLSTFEAVPIDDFTADVVLLIETIEHLDDKALQSILHEILLITKRGGYIAVTTPNEENLAEHQVICPNCGCVFHTVQHMRSFSADSLSQVMQVAGFTEIVCRPTLFSRYPKLFRLLHRVKYKLKEKKFPHLLYIGQKLVDEEALKLFNLANR encoded by the coding sequence ATGGGCGCACGTTTAAGCACCTTCGAAGCAGTTCCCATAGATGATTTTACTGCAGATGTTGTTCTTTTAATTGAAACGATTGAACACCTGGATGACAAAGCATTGCAGAGCATTTTACATGAAATACTACTTATCACGAAACGCGGGGGCTACATTGCGGTTACAACTCCTAATGAAGAGAATCTTGCTGAACACCAGGTTATATGCCCCAACTGTGGTTGTGTATTCCATACCGTGCAACATATGCGTTCCTTTTCTGCAGATTCCCTAAGCCAGGTGATGCAAGTAGCTGGATTTACTGAAATTGTTTGTCGTCCAACTTTATTCTCTCGTTATCCCAAATTATTCAGGCTTCTACATCGGGTAAAGTATAAATTAAAAGAAAAAAAATTTCCTCATTTGCTATACATTGGACAAAAATTAGTAGATGAGGAAGCCTTAAAATTATTTAATTTAGCAAATCGATAG
- a CDS encoding methyltransferase domain-containing protein translates to MLLTLQEKNEGLIVLNFMERIDRVSKEYWDSGWEVLELPPAIDFERGLLKNPIPRRFHEFFTQIFSGLRTSESSLLEIGCAASVWLPYFAKEFGFQIFGIDYSEKGCCLTERILDREKVKGTIICADFFNPPKEMIEVFDVVISFGVAEHFTPTERVLAAFARFLKSGGIMITLIPNMIGSVGFIQKWLNKPIYDIHVLLSCTELAKAHEKSGLSVISCRYFISTDFSVVNLNGLSRNISFQLKRVLLRTLIWFSKGIWLFENVVSELPATQLLSPYMVCTSKK, encoded by the coding sequence TTGTTACTTACACTGCAAGAAAAAAATGAAGGATTAATCGTTCTGAACTTTATGGAAAGGATCGATAGAGTTAGCAAAGAATACTGGGACTCAGGATGGGAAGTTCTAGAATTGCCTCCTGCTATAGATTTTGAGCGAGGACTTCTAAAAAATCCTATTCCCAGACGATTTCATGAATTTTTTACTCAAATCTTTTCGGGACTTAGAACTTCTGAAAGTAGCCTTTTAGAGATAGGATGTGCAGCCTCGGTATGGTTACCTTATTTCGCTAAGGAGTTTGGTTTTCAAATTTTTGGTATTGATTACTCAGAAAAGGGATGTTGTTTGACAGAGAGGATACTGGATAGAGAGAAAGTAAAAGGAACGATTATATGTGCTGATTTTTTTAATCCGCCAAAGGAAATGATAGAAGTTTTTGATGTAGTTATTTCTTTTGGGGTTGCAGAACACTTCACACCTACGGAAAGGGTCTTAGCCGCTTTTGCTCGATTCCTTAAATCCGGAGGGATTATGATCACGCTGATACCTAATATGATAGGAAGTGTTGGGTTTATTCAAAAATGGTTAAATAAGCCAATTTATGATATTCACGTTCTGCTTTCGTGTACTGAACTAGCTAAAGCCCATGAGAAAAGTGGGCTGTCTGTAATTTCCTGTCGGTATTTTATTTCAACAGATTTTAGCGTGGTCAATTTAAATGGTCTTTCTAGAAATATCTCCTTTCAACTTAAAAGAGTGCTATTAAGAACCCTGATCTGGTTCTCAAAAGGAATTTGGTTATTTGAAAATGTGGTATCAGAATTACCTGCAACCCAACTTTTGTCACCTTACATGGTCTGTACTTCAAAAAAATAG
- a CDS encoding class I SAM-dependent methyltransferase, whose protein sequence is METVDCNLCGSAKLKFVYSMPDRHFFPNERFNVVECKGCGLGFVNPRPSFEEINRYYPAEFYEYFTTDLAFHKKRYQEESKYLLDVKKGKDRPRLLDIGCANGDFARYMATQGWEVEGVEISANSQPIHDFPVYRIPFDQLEGKCARYDAVTAWAVLEHVHNPMAYFRKASEVLKSDGIFVFLVTNFKSLSSRRLFGEDVPRHLYFFTRDTIQRYMEIVGMELIAEDYRNNIYGMAPRGWLYYLITRLVKRRDFTWEDMPPSFSQYLNRNKLEKNIFSIFRYALTHPIDILDRALVPLLECYQIWTKTYGIVTYTARKK, encoded by the coding sequence ATGGAGACTGTCGATTGCAACTTATGCGGATCAGCTAAATTGAAATTTGTTTATAGTATGCCGGACAGGCATTTTTTCCCCAATGAAAGATTTAACGTGGTAGAGTGCAAAGGGTGCGGTCTTGGATTTGTAAATCCAAGACCAAGCTTTGAGGAAATAAACCGTTATTACCCAGCCGAGTTTTATGAGTATTTTACCACAGATTTAGCTTTTCATAAGAAAAGATATCAGGAAGAAAGCAAATATTTGCTGGATGTTAAAAAGGGAAAAGATCGTCCACGTCTTTTGGATATAGGGTGTGCAAACGGTGACTTTGCAAGGTACATGGCCACCCAGGGATGGGAAGTTGAAGGAGTTGAAATCTCTGCTAATTCTCAACCTATTCACGATTTTCCGGTATATCGAATACCCTTTGATCAACTCGAGGGGAAATGTGCGCGGTATGATGCCGTAACGGCATGGGCTGTTTTAGAACATGTACACAATCCTATGGCCTATTTTAGAAAAGCGAGTGAGGTCTTAAAATCGGATGGGATTTTTGTTTTTTTGGTTACAAATTTTAAAAGCTTATCATCTAGAAGGCTTTTCGGTGAAGATGTCCCTCGTCATTTATACTTTTTTACAAGGGATACAATTCAACGTTATATGGAGATAGTTGGGATGGAGCTTATAGCCGAAGATTATAGGAATAATATATACGGGATGGCTCCCAGGGGATGGCTTTATTATTTAATAACGCGATTGGTGAAGCGTCGGGATTTTACTTGGGAAGATATGCCACCTAGCTTCTCTCAGTATTTGAACAGGAATAAACTGGAAAAAAATATTTTTTCGATATTTCGTTATGCCTTAACTCATCCTATAGATATATTGGACCGTGCCTTAGTACCTCTATTGGAATGCTATCAGATATGGACAAAAACCTACGGCATTGTTACTTACACTGCAAGAAAAAAATGA